From a single Streptomyces sp. NBC_00377 genomic region:
- a CDS encoding flotillin family protein, with amino-acid sequence MFGYRVPAPDEAMLISGGRRGLGGAPFRVVTGHGKFVLPVFRKTRFLTLSMCESEVTETCVTRQGIALHVRAVIAFKVGNDHESIINAGQRFLSDQDQMSVLTGRIFAGHLRAIIGSMTVEEIVTERQKLAAEVLDTSKTEMAKIGLIVDSLQIQSIDDGDTGYIDAMSAPHKAAIQRQAQIAQAQATQAAAEAEQAAARKQAEYARQTAVVKAEYSAEVNRAEAQAAQAGPLAQAHAQQEVLAAQTELALRQAKLRQQQLVAEIVKPAEAEAERIRVLAAADAQRMKIQAEAAASYDRVALDRMLIDQLPQIVKEAAGGLAGANVNVLNGADGLGEIAAGLVSQGLTILDSVRQNLGNGQDSSGTRRPEEDPGAGANGLLQLRAGKDKKANDGPVDID; translated from the coding sequence ATGTTCGGATACCGCGTTCCCGCTCCCGACGAGGCGATGCTGATCTCGGGGGGCAGGCGGGGACTGGGGGGCGCGCCGTTCCGAGTGGTGACGGGACACGGGAAGTTCGTGCTCCCCGTCTTCCGCAAGACCCGCTTCCTCACCCTGTCGATGTGCGAGTCCGAGGTCACCGAGACCTGTGTGACCCGGCAGGGCATCGCGCTGCACGTCCGCGCGGTGATCGCCTTCAAGGTCGGCAACGACCACGAGAGCATCATCAACGCCGGCCAGCGCTTCCTCTCCGACCAGGACCAGATGTCGGTGCTGACCGGCCGCATCTTCGCCGGTCACCTGCGGGCGATCATCGGCTCGATGACGGTCGAGGAGATCGTCACCGAGCGGCAGAAGCTCGCCGCGGAGGTCCTGGACACCTCCAAGACCGAGATGGCGAAGATCGGCCTGATCGTGGACTCGCTACAGATCCAGTCGATCGACGACGGCGACACCGGGTACATCGACGCGATGTCCGCGCCGCACAAGGCGGCCATCCAGCGGCAGGCCCAGATCGCGCAGGCCCAGGCCACCCAGGCCGCGGCCGAGGCGGAGCAGGCGGCGGCCCGCAAGCAGGCCGAGTACGCCCGGCAGACCGCCGTCGTCAAGGCGGAGTACTCGGCCGAGGTGAACCGCGCCGAGGCGCAGGCCGCGCAGGCCGGACCACTCGCCCAGGCCCACGCCCAGCAGGAGGTGCTCGCCGCCCAGACCGAACTGGCGCTGCGCCAGGCCAAGTTGCGCCAGCAGCAGCTGGTGGCGGAGATCGTGAAGCCGGCGGAGGCCGAGGCCGAGCGGATCAGGGTGCTCGCCGCCGCCGATGCGCAGCGCATGAAGATCCAGGCCGAGGCGGCCGCGTCCTACGACCGGGTCGCGCTCGACCGGATGCTGATCGACCAGCTGCCGCAGATCGTGAAGGAGGCCGCGGGCGGCCTCGCCGGAGCCAACGTCAACGTCCTGAACGGCGCGGACGGACTCGGCGAGATCGCCGCCGGCCTGGTCTCCCAGGGCCTGACGATCCTCGACTCGGTCCGGCAGAACCTCGGCAACGGCCAGGACTCCTCCGGCACCCGGCGCCCCGAGGAGGACCCCGGGGCCGGGGCGAACGGCCTGCTCCAGCTGCGCGCGGGCAAGGACAAGAAGGCGAACGACGGGCCGGTGGACATCGACTAG
- a CDS encoding acyl-CoA dehydrogenase family protein produces MDISYPAETETFRAEVRAFLGEALPPDWKGIGALDEEAAWAFARDWRRRLAERGYLSLTWPRRFGGRDLSKLHQVVLMEELALAGAPFGLPQDTFGVKMLANTLLRWGTEEQKGHFLPRILSGEDTWCQGYSEPDAGSDLASLKTRAVREDGEWVIDGQKVWTSGAHHSDWIFVLARTDRDAPRHRGISFLLVPLDQPGVEVRPFRMMSGQLHFNEVFFDGARTRADLVVGGVDNGWTVAQSLLGVERGEEAATNPILFRAEVERLVELARLHGKDRDPVVRQRIAWCWSKVEIMRYLGYRILTGWLKGAEPGPETSIAKLYWSEYHTEVTDLAMDIMGLHGQVPAGRQPLRTYRADDPGAANSSASWSTTYLIARSGTIYAGTSQVQRDILAEKVLGLPREPRAAAG; encoded by the coding sequence TCCGCGCCGAGGTCAGGGCCTTCCTCGGCGAGGCGCTGCCCCCGGACTGGAAGGGCATCGGCGCACTCGACGAGGAGGCCGCCTGGGCCTTCGCCCGCGACTGGCGCCGCCGGCTCGCCGAACGGGGATACCTCTCCCTGACCTGGCCCCGACGCTTCGGCGGGCGGGACCTGTCCAAGCTCCACCAGGTCGTCCTGATGGAGGAACTCGCCCTCGCCGGTGCGCCGTTCGGCCTGCCGCAGGACACCTTCGGCGTGAAGATGCTGGCGAACACCCTGCTGCGCTGGGGGACGGAGGAGCAGAAGGGCCACTTCCTCCCCCGCATCCTCAGCGGCGAGGACACCTGGTGCCAGGGGTACTCGGAACCGGACGCGGGCTCGGACCTCGCGTCCCTGAAGACGCGCGCGGTGCGCGAGGACGGGGAGTGGGTGATCGACGGCCAGAAGGTGTGGACCTCCGGCGCCCACCACAGTGACTGGATCTTCGTGCTGGCCCGCACCGACCGGGACGCGCCCCGGCACCGCGGCATCTCCTTCCTGCTCGTCCCGCTGGACCAGCCCGGCGTCGAGGTCCGCCCGTTCCGCATGATGAGCGGCCAGCTGCACTTCAACGAGGTCTTCTTCGACGGCGCCCGCACCCGCGCCGACCTCGTGGTCGGCGGCGTCGACAACGGCTGGACGGTCGCCCAGAGCCTGCTGGGCGTGGAGCGCGGCGAGGAGGCGGCGACCAACCCGATCCTGTTCAGGGCGGAGGTCGAACGGCTCGTCGAGCTGGCCCGGCTCCACGGCAAGGACCGCGATCCGGTCGTCCGCCAGCGGATCGCCTGGTGCTGGTCGAAGGTCGAGATCATGCGCTACCTCGGCTACCGGATCCTGACCGGCTGGCTCAAGGGCGCCGAGCCCGGCCCCGAGACGTCCATCGCCAAGCTGTACTGGAGCGAGTACCACACCGAGGTCACCGACCTGGCGATGGACATCATGGGCCTGCACGGGCAGGTGCCGGCCGGCCGCCAGCCGCTGCGCACCTACCGCGCCGACGATCCCGGCGCCGCGAACTCCTCGGCGTCCTGGTCGACGACCTATCTGATCGCCCGTTCCGGCACGATCTACGCGGGGACCTCTCAGGTGCAGCGCGACATCCTCGCGGAGAAGGTGCTGGGACTCCCGCGCGAGCCCCGGGCCGCGGCGGGATGA